From candidate division KSB1 bacterium:
CGTCGTGAACGTGTTCGCCTTGCGACCCTCATATACGGAGATGTCGTCCGTATATGTGAGCATCAGCTGATAGCCGGGCGCGATGCCGTACGCACCCGTCAAGCCGACGGTGTGGTTGTTCAGCTTGTTGTCGCTCTTCGTCCCGTTGACCTTCGTCTCACCGCCGAAGTGGCCGTAGTAGTCGATGGCGCCAAAGAAGCTCTTGTTGAAGTCGTAGCTCAGGTGGCTTTCCAACGCGTACAAGGGGTCTTGCTCGAGCTTTCCCTTGTCGCCGGCCGCATCGCGGCCAAAGTTGTTGTTCTTTGCAAAGAGAGACACGCTTGCCGTCAGGTCGAGGTAGAACTTGTCTCCGAACCCCTGGACGAACCCGATCTCCGGCTTGAAGACCCAGCGGTTGCCCCCCATGCTCGTGCCCGGCGAATGTGGGTGGTACTCTCCGATCGGGAGGGTGATGAAGGGGGTGAGCCCCAACCATGTCTTCGACGCTGCGTTGTTCACGGCCCAGAAGGTCGAAAGCACGATGGGGTCCGCCAGGCCGGACGCGGCGCCGTTTCCGCCGTTTCCCCCGATGATGAGCATCTGCGGGTCGGCGAGGACCGGGCCGATGTTCATCCAGTGAACCGGCCTGAGGATGAAGATGTCGCCCGTCGTCCCCGAGTTATCTACCTTGTCCCCTTTGTGGTAGACGAGATTCGAGGAACTCCGCTGCCAGTAGGTGATCATCGCAGTGGTCCCCGCGGGCGCAGCGATGTAGTCCCTGGCGTTGTTGTCGGCCAACGAGAGCGTCGGCAGAATGAGGGGAACGAGCGCTGCTGCAGTCAGAAACAGTTTCCTCATGGTCTTGCTCCTCCTTCTTGGGTGATCGTGAGTGTGAGGCCCTCGAAACCTTCCGGCAGGTCACCGCTCCCAGGGAGAACCGCCTTTCCCCTCCTGCCGCAGGAGAGAGACCTCTTCAGGAGAGGACGGCAGTTTGATCGCACACCTCGCAAGGACCGCCAGGAGTCTCCGGCCGACGCTTCACTTCTCCGTCCGTTTCTGTCGCATCCCGATTTTCCTTGCTCGCTCTGTGGGCCGGAGGACCCGAGCCTTGTGGCGCGCCGTGCAGACTCAGACCGTCGCATGATCGCAGTTCCCGGCTTCAAACCTGCTCTCGGGGCCACTCACTCCTCCGGCACCGCGCCGCAGGGCTACCGTCGGCCCATTCCGTGAGACCGAACCCGAGAACGAAGATGACGGAGTGCGCGAGGCTCCGTGGGGACCGCAGTCCCCCAAGGCACCGCGGGGTGCGTCGCTCGCCGGCAAGACCGGGGACTTTCCGATGTGATGTACTACCAAACACGTCAAGTTCGACTCCTATGATTGTCTGGTTGTCGAAAAAATAGCAGGGCCGGCCTGCCAGGGAAATACCAAGAGAATATGAGGGCAATACGAGGGCCAAACGAGGATTGGAACGTGAAGCGATCACCGTTGCGCGCCTCGAAGTGGCTGCGTATGGCGGCGATGAGGACGGGGTAGGATCTCTTATCCGAGAGTCGACACGTCTCCCGAAAGGAGTCGATTCGTTCAGTCCAGCGATCGACATAGGCAGGCCCTCGCGGGCTTTCCCTGTCACACCACCGTGCGTGCGGGTCTGTACACGGCGGTTCGGCTGGTTGAGCGGTTTCCGTTCAGTAATGGTGGAAGGTCGAGGGCGTTAAAGAAGGCTGCCAACAGCACTCGGCGCAGAGCGCGGCTGACGCTGAGGTGCCACGGACCGTGCGAGCAGCCGCCCCTCCAGGCGACCGTGGCCTCATCCACACTCCCTTTTCTCAGTTTCGCGTACCGTTTGCGCCCGGTCTTTCACGGCCGCCAGATGACGGCTCTCTCAGGCGTGGCCGGATCCATGCTCTCGATCGCCAACGACCGCGTGTCGTTCCTCGATGC
This genomic window contains:
- a CDS encoding transporter gives rise to the protein MRKLFLTAAALVPLILPTLSLADNNARDYIAAPAGTTAMITYWQRSSSNLVYHKGDKVDNSGTTGDIFILRPVHWMNIGPVLADPQMLIIGGNGGNGAASGLADPIVLSTFWAVNNAASKTWLGLTPFITLPIGEYHPHSPGTSMGGNRWVFKPEIGFVQGFGDKFYLDLTASVSLFAKNNNFGRDAAGDKGKLEQDPLYALESHLSYDFNKSFFGAIDYYGHFGGETKVNGTKSDNKLNNHTVGLTGAYGIAPGYQLMLTYTDDISVYEGRKANTFTTRFLHVW